One Desulforhopalus sp. DNA segment encodes these proteins:
- a CDS encoding AEC family transporter gives MEVLVTIVPIFAIIILGWVARRRGFITAEFLEPANRLVYYLSLPVLIFNSIAKARFHEQFDAHVLALTLLAAALVYLVSYLLARLTKMPPARIGPFVQGSGHGNLGYIGLPIALYYLGEPGLAKAGIISGFLMILQNLLSVVALQMHDTTTSKRPGIKSFAKKLLGNPVIFGAMAGVVVSFLAVPIPQVILRCFDILGGLAPPTALLLIGASLSVQLIRTHQRPALGAVCLKLVLLPAIGLLLFSLFHLAATDYLPAIILLCSPTATVAYVMAREMHGDTEVAVATISASTLLSSATFVFWLALVAAL, from the coding sequence ATGGAAGTACTTGTCACCATAGTACCAATCTTCGCCATTATTATTCTGGGATGGGTGGCGCGGCGGAGAGGCTTCATCACCGCGGAATTTCTCGAACCCGCAAACCGCTTGGTGTACTACCTCTCCCTCCCGGTACTGATCTTCAATTCAATTGCCAAAGCTAGATTTCACGAGCAATTTGATGCCCATGTACTCGCACTCACCCTGCTCGCCGCCGCACTTGTCTATCTGGTCAGCTACCTCCTCGCCAGGCTGACTAAAATGCCGCCGGCCCGCATCGGTCCCTTTGTCCAAGGCTCCGGCCACGGCAATCTCGGCTATATCGGTTTGCCCATCGCTCTGTACTATCTCGGCGAACCTGGTCTTGCGAAGGCCGGTATCATCAGCGGATTTCTCATGATTCTGCAAAATCTGCTGTCAGTTGTCGCCCTGCAAATGCACGACACCACCACCTCAAAACGGCCCGGAATTAAATCGTTTGCTAAAAAGCTGCTCGGCAATCCGGTAATTTTTGGTGCTATGGCCGGGGTGGTCGTCTCGTTCCTGGCTGTTCCTATTCCCCAAGTCATTCTCCGCTGTTTCGATATCTTGGGGGGCCTGGCTCCACCGACCGCCTTATTACTTATTGGGGCATCCTTGTCAGTCCAGCTCATCCGTACCCACCAACGCCCAGCCCTGGGCGCAGTCTGCCTGAAACTTGTGTTGCTGCCGGCAATAGGGCTGCTGCTCTTCAGCCTCTTTCACTTAGCCGCCACTGACTACCTTCCGGCGATAATTCTCCTCTGCTCACCGACCGCAACCGTTGCCTACGTCATGGCCAGAGAGATGCACGGAGACACTGAAGTTGCGGTTGCCACCATTTCGGCAAGCACCTTGTTGTCGTCAGCAACCTTCGTCTTCTGGCTGGCCCTCGTCGCTGCTTTATAG
- a CDS encoding MBOAT family protein yields MVFSSITFLFFFLPLVLLVYPFAGARMRNGILLVTSLLFYSWGEGLYLLVMLASIGLNYLCGRLIFLGNATKPSKMLLALGITGNLCLLGYFKYAHFLTDNVNLLLTHVHLPTVDLTPVHLPVGISFFTFQAISYIVDVYRREVPPQNNIISLSLYIALFPQLIAGPIVRYNQIALELTNRRVTTSDFAAGAERFFYGLAKKVLLANPMAAIADQVFALPAADLTTGLAWLGALCYSLQIYFDFSGYSDMAIGLGKLFGFTFPENFNYPYLSASIREFWRRWHISLSTWLRDYIYIPLGGNRKSPMRTHINLVLVFFLCGLWHGASWTFIAWGLYHGLFLVLERGWYGKVQSGLWLPLRHILTMFLVMIGWVLFRSETLTAATGYLATMSGLTATAGGLSLGMILNNKSTFELGCAILFALPVFPWLRGYMTRLAKAPQMAGRTWLQHGFSAVHLGTLGVLSYLTIISLAAGAYNPFIYFRF; encoded by the coding sequence ATGGTTTTTTCATCAATTACCTTTCTCTTCTTCTTTCTGCCGCTGGTTCTCCTGGTATATCCCTTTGCCGGCGCCAGGATGCGCAATGGCATTCTGCTGGTAACCAGCCTGCTTTTCTACAGCTGGGGCGAAGGGCTATACCTCCTGGTCATGCTTGCCTCCATCGGCCTCAACTACCTCTGCGGCAGGCTGATCTTCCTCGGAAACGCCACAAAACCGTCGAAAATGCTTTTAGCGCTGGGCATCACCGGCAATCTCTGTCTTCTCGGGTATTTCAAGTACGCGCATTTCCTCACCGACAACGTCAACCTTCTGCTGACCCATGTACACCTGCCGACGGTTGACCTTACACCGGTTCATCTGCCGGTCGGCATCTCCTTTTTCACCTTCCAGGCGATAAGCTACATCGTCGATGTCTACCGGCGTGAGGTGCCACCCCAGAACAACATCATCTCGCTGAGCCTCTATATTGCCCTCTTCCCGCAACTGATCGCCGGACCGATCGTCCGCTATAACCAGATAGCCTTAGAACTCACCAACAGGCGGGTGACCACCAGTGATTTTGCAGCAGGAGCGGAGCGGTTCTTCTACGGCCTTGCCAAGAAGGTATTGCTCGCCAACCCCATGGCGGCTATTGCCGATCAGGTCTTTGCCCTGCCGGCTGCCGACCTTACTACGGGCCTCGCCTGGCTCGGAGCACTCTGCTATAGCCTGCAGATATATTTTGATTTCTCCGGCTATTCCGATATGGCGATTGGCCTCGGCAAGCTCTTCGGCTTCACCTTCCCCGAGAATTTCAATTATCCCTACCTCTCGGCCTCAATACGAGAATTCTGGAGACGCTGGCACATCAGCCTGTCCACCTGGCTCCGCGACTATATTTATATCCCACTGGGAGGAAACCGAAAATCACCGATGCGGACTCACATCAACCTTGTCCTGGTGTTTTTCCTCTGCGGCCTGTGGCATGGCGCCAGCTGGACTTTTATCGCCTGGGGCCTGTATCACGGCCTGTTCCTGGTCCTCGAAAGGGGCTGGTATGGCAAGGTGCAGTCGGGTTTATGGCTGCCACTCCGCCACATCCTTACCATGTTCCTGGTCATGATCGGCTGGGTTCTCTTTCGCTCGGAGACCCTGACCGCCGCCACCGGCTACCTGGCAACCATGTCTGGATTGACTGCAACCGCAGGCGGCCTGAGCCTTGGTATGATCCTTAACAACAAATCGACCTTCGAGCTCGGCTGTGCCATCCTCTTCGCCTTGCCGGTCTTTCCCTGGTTGCGGGGATATATGACCCGACTGGCAAAAGCTCCTCAGATGGCGGGCCGTACCTGGCTGCAGCACGGATTTTCTGCCGTCCATCTCGGCACCCTCGGCGTCCTTTCCTATCTGACCATCATCAGTTTGGCGGCGGGTGCCTACAATCCTTTCATCTATTTCCGGTTCTAG
- a CDS encoding AhpC/TSA family protein codes for MSQLWQQKERIEDLRMKVMVVSFQVPQQKATGMFTYCSDSDERKLYRHFGMLKAGFWDLWGPRSLFAYLLLLLKGRKIESSAADIHQRGGDVLIDPQGWVRFHHIGRGPADRPAIETIFQVVEKG; via the coding sequence GTGTCACAGTTGTGGCAACAAAAGGAGCGCATAGAAGATTTGCGGATGAAGGTGATGGTTGTCTCCTTTCAGGTGCCGCAACAGAAAGCCACTGGGATGTTTACATATTGCTCAGATAGTGATGAAAGGAAACTCTATCGGCATTTCGGCATGCTGAAGGCGGGATTTTGGGATCTTTGGGGGCCGCGCAGTCTCTTTGCCTATCTCCTGCTTTTGTTGAAAGGGCGAAAAATCGAGTCGTCGGCAGCTGATATCCACCAGCGCGGCGGAGATGTGCTCATTGATCCGCAAGGGTGGGTGCGTTTCCACCATATTGGTAGGGGGCCGGCAGATAGACCGGCTATTGAAACAATTTTCCAGGTGGTTGAGAAGGGGTAG
- a CDS encoding pyruvate flavodoxin/ferredoxin oxidoreductase has product MTQSFLEGNEAIARGAMAAGCRFFAGYPITPATSIYQQMLQLLPPAGGVCMQGEDEIASIGFCLGASMAGAKAMTATSGPGISLYSEQISFAIGGEIPLVIVDVQRLGPSTGSATKGADGDIQFLRWGNSGGMPVIVLAPVDVRDCFLLTIDAFNLAERYRCPVFIASNKEIGMTRENVDLDSLPVPNLEERLTCPEGFPGGPFTPLSGRNVPSFFPVGGEKLSRQTSSTHGEDGYITTDPAAIEAGILRMEAKLLGAISDFSYHEYDGTADDSILLVVYGVTARAAKRAVGELRRLGYKVALLILKTLYPVPEACIRRHLQGKSRVVVIEMNLGQYVREIERLAGGLPVSFYGRMNGELIRPEDIVEKVMS; this is encoded by the coding sequence ATGACCCAGAGTTTTCTCGAAGGCAATGAGGCGATAGCCCGGGGGGCAATGGCGGCCGGCTGCCGTTTCTTTGCCGGCTATCCGATCACCCCGGCGACATCGATCTACCAACAGATGTTGCAATTGTTGCCGCCGGCTGGAGGTGTGTGCATGCAGGGCGAGGACGAGATCGCCTCCATCGGTTTCTGCCTGGGTGCTTCGATGGCCGGGGCAAAGGCCATGACCGCCACCTCGGGTCCGGGAATCAGCCTGTACAGCGAGCAGATTTCCTTTGCCATCGGCGGTGAGATTCCCCTGGTGATCGTCGATGTTCAGCGGCTCGGGCCGTCGACCGGCTCGGCCACCAAGGGGGCGGACGGAGACATTCAATTTCTCCGTTGGGGTAACAGCGGCGGGATGCCGGTCATCGTCCTTGCTCCGGTTGATGTTCGGGATTGCTTTCTCCTCACTATCGACGCCTTCAACCTCGCTGAACGTTACCGCTGCCCGGTGTTTATCGCCTCGAACAAGGAAATCGGCATGACCCGCGAGAACGTCGATCTGGACAGTCTTCCTGTGCCAAACCTCGAAGAGCGACTGACGTGTCCGGAAGGATTTCCGGGTGGCCCCTTTACGCCCCTGTCCGGCCGGAATGTCCCCTCTTTTTTCCCGGTAGGTGGAGAGAAGTTGTCGCGGCAGACCTCATCGACCCATGGTGAGGATGGTTATATCACCACCGACCCGGCAGCCATTGAGGCCGGGATCTTGCGGATGGAGGCAAAGTTGCTTGGCGCGATCAGCGATTTTAGCTACCATGAATACGATGGCACAGCCGACGATTCCATCCTCCTGGTGGTCTACGGAGTGACCGCCAGGGCTGCGAAAAGGGCGGTAGGGGAGCTGCGGCGCTTGGGATATAAGGTCGCCCTGTTGATCCTCAAAACCCTCTATCCGGTGCCGGAAGCCTGTATCCGCAGACATCTGCAAGGTAAAAGCAGGGTCGTCGTCATCGAGATGAATCTTGGCCAGTATGTCCGCGAGATCGAACGGCTGGCCGGTGGTCTGCCGGTGAGCTTTTATGGCCGGATGAATGGCGAACTGATACGCCCTGAAGATATAGTTGAAAAGGTGATGTCATGA
- a CDS encoding peroxiredoxin family protein translates to MMFETLPGSRVGQLLPPLTVKDQSGREINLVQFRGDWLLLVFHRHLS, encoded by the coding sequence ATGATGTTCGAAACCTTGCCTGGTAGCCGGGTCGGGCAGCTGCTGCCGCCGCTGACGGTAAAAGATCAGAGTGGTCGCGAGATCAATCTTGTGCAATTTCGGGGGGACTGGCTGTTGTTGGTCTTTCACCGCCACCTCTCTTGA
- a CDS encoding tellurite resistance TerB family protein: MFNAEQLLGKVLSEVMGSGHSHHKKKKSSLLGSLATGGGLMTAIGLGIGAYEILKEKKQSPAPPANLPAQPPPPPSAPAWGGPATPPPPPQPPQVSPAMAEPQPGASVAVAPGGAGAMDTQELAIRMIRVMIAAAHADGTFDEEEEKAILARLRTTDLSQEERLFILDELHQPRSIAELTAGISDPSIAKTMYILATNAIAIDSPGERAWLDNLAAGLSLSKAVQDFIEEQR, translated from the coding sequence ATGTTCAACGCTGAACAACTATTGGGAAAAGTTCTAAGTGAGGTGATGGGATCAGGTCACTCCCACCATAAAAAAAAGAAGAGTTCCCTCCTAGGCAGCCTCGCCACCGGTGGCGGTTTGATGACCGCAATCGGCCTTGGAATAGGTGCCTATGAAATCCTGAAAGAAAAAAAACAGAGCCCGGCACCGCCCGCCAACCTCCCGGCCCAACCGCCGCCACCGCCATCCGCTCCCGCCTGGGGCGGTCCGGCCACACCACCACCGCCGCCGCAACCACCGCAGGTTTCACCGGCGATGGCGGAGCCGCAACCGGGTGCTTCAGTCGCTGTAGCTCCGGGGGGCGCCGGCGCAATGGACACCCAGGAACTGGCCATCCGGATGATCAGGGTAATGATTGCCGCCGCCCACGCCGACGGCACCTTTGATGAGGAAGAGGAAAAGGCCATCCTGGCGCGGTTGCGAACCACCGATCTCAGTCAGGAGGAACGGCTGTTCATTCTCGATGAGCTGCACCAGCCACGGTCGATTGCCGAGCTGACCGCCGGAATATCCGATCCCTCAATCGCTAAAACCATGTACATCCTGGCCACCAATGCCATCGCCATCGACAGCCCCGGCGAACGTGCCTGGCTCGATAATCTCGCCGCAGGGCTCTCGCTGAGCAAGGCGGTTCAGGATTTTATAGAGGAGCAACGCTGA
- a CDS encoding aldo/keto reductase, with product MKYLPVTAEHTIPALGLGTWKSNKGEVGAAVAKAIEIGYRHIDCAPIYMNEQEVGEALHGVLVSGQVKREELWITSKLWNNAHAKKHVRPALEKTLKDLRLEYLDLFLIHWPVHFQPNVLFPRKPEEFLAPEAIPLSETWQAMEALVDKGLCRFIGVCNFHLGRLQALKEQARIQPLMNQIELHPYLQQVAMLEYCRANNTLLTGYSPLGSGDRPAAMKQADEPSLLSHPLIMEIAGRHGFTPGQVLLAWALARGTVVIPKSVNPGRLQENLAAADLVLNATDIETINTLEAGYRYVAGSFFTTPGSPYTLTELWG from the coding sequence ATGAAATATCTACCTGTTACAGCAGAACACACCATCCCAGCCCTTGGTCTTGGAACCTGGAAATCAAATAAAGGAGAGGTCGGGGCGGCGGTCGCCAAGGCAATCGAGATCGGCTACCGGCATATTGACTGTGCCCCAATCTATATGAATGAGCAAGAGGTTGGCGAGGCGCTGCATGGCGTCCTGGTGTCGGGCCAGGTAAAGCGTGAAGAGCTGTGGATCACCTCCAAGCTGTGGAACAATGCCCATGCCAAAAAACACGTTCGCCCGGCCCTGGAAAAGACCCTCAAGGATCTGCGGCTGGAGTATCTCGATCTCTTCCTCATCCATTGGCCCGTACATTTTCAGCCGAACGTCCTTTTCCCACGGAAACCCGAGGAATTCCTCGCCCCGGAAGCCATCCCGCTGAGTGAGACCTGGCAGGCCATGGAGGCCTTGGTCGACAAGGGATTATGCCGGTTCATCGGGGTGTGCAATTTCCATCTTGGCCGGCTGCAGGCCCTGAAGGAGCAGGCAAGAATCCAGCCACTGATGAACCAGATTGAGCTGCATCCCTATCTGCAGCAGGTGGCGATGCTCGAATACTGCCGCGCCAATAATACCCTTCTTACCGGCTATTCGCCCCTTGGCTCGGGCGATCGGCCGGCGGCGATGAAACAGGCCGACGAGCCCTCCCTGCTCAGCCACCCGCTGATCATGGAAATTGCCGGCAGACACGGTTTTACCCCCGGCCAGGTTCTTCTCGCCTGGGCCCTGGCAAGGGGGACGGTGGTCATCCCGAAATCGGTGAATCCCGGACGCCTGCAGGAGAACCTTGCGGCGGCAGATCTGGTTCTTAATGCCACCGATATAGAAACAATAAACACCTTGGAGGCGGGCTACCGGTATGTCGCAGGCTCGTTTTTTACCACACCGGGTTCACCGTATACCCTCACCGAACTCTGGGGATAA
- a CDS encoding thiamine pyrophosphate-dependent enzyme produces MTSLLNRQRPPAFCPGCGHEAVVRALDQALQKQGLTGQEVAIVSDIGCSGLFDTFFNTHAMHGLHGRALTYATGIKMTRPELRVIVVMGDGGLGIGGAHVLSSCRRNLDITLLILNNFNYGMTGGQCSATTPTDGRTASGFLGELEAPLDICRVAVAAGAPYVQRTLATGKTLADELVQAMRYPGFSLVDIWGLCPGRYTKKNRLTLAQMADDIKASGVVPGPVAANEREEYAAHYRRLAGSAPAASPPLSVAVVGEAPIGKRCGVLLLGAAGQYINTLGEILCLAGMSGGLHVSQKNDYPITVLRGHSIAEVVLDHQPIDYTGIGIPAVVVCVAAEGVARRKEIFGALPEDALVVKDSALPLPDTRARVVSVDFAGLGIGASERGQAALAVVAREGLLTREMLIAGLSLRYHGKMLDKAMAVVGLIYKR; encoded by the coding sequence ATGACCAGTTTACTTAACCGGCAGCGGCCTCCGGCCTTTTGTCCGGGCTGCGGCCATGAAGCGGTGGTTCGCGCCCTTGACCAGGCCCTGCAGAAGCAGGGCCTCACCGGCCAGGAAGTGGCAATTGTCAGTGATATCGGCTGTTCCGGGCTCTTTGACACCTTTTTTAATACCCACGCCATGCATGGTTTGCACGGTCGCGCCTTAACCTATGCAACCGGCATTAAAATGACCAGGCCCGAGCTGCGGGTTATCGTCGTCATGGGCGATGGCGGGCTGGGAATCGGCGGCGCCCACGTCCTCAGCAGTTGTCGGCGAAACCTCGATATCACTCTGCTTATACTCAATAATTTTAACTATGGCATGACCGGCGGCCAGTGTTCCGCCACCACACCGACGGATGGCCGGACCGCCTCGGGCTTTCTCGGTGAGCTGGAGGCACCTCTTGATATCTGCCGAGTGGCTGTGGCCGCAGGCGCCCCCTATGTGCAGCGAACCCTCGCCACCGGCAAGACCCTGGCGGACGAGCTGGTACAGGCGATGCGCTATCCCGGGTTTTCCCTGGTAGATATCTGGGGCCTGTGCCCAGGGCGCTATACCAAGAAAAATCGACTCACCCTGGCGCAGATGGCAGATGATATCAAGGCCAGCGGGGTGGTGCCGGGGCCGGTTGCCGCCAATGAGCGAGAAGAATATGCTGCCCATTATCGCCGCCTGGCGGGCAGCGCCCCCGCCGCTTCGCCACCTTTGTCCGTTGCGGTGGTGGGTGAGGCACCCATTGGCAAGCGTTGCGGGGTGCTGCTCCTTGGGGCGGCAGGGCAGTACATCAATACCCTCGGGGAAATCCTTTGCCTTGCCGGGATGAGCGGCGGCCTGCATGTCAGCCAGAAAAACGATTATCCGATCACCGTGCTGCGCGGCCATTCCATTGCCGAGGTGGTGCTGGATCACCAACCGATTGATTATACGGGCATTGGTATTCCGGCTGTTGTCGTCTGCGTCGCCGCCGAGGGTGTGGCGAGGAGAAAAGAGATCTTCGGCGCGCTTCCGGAAGACGCCTTGGTCGTCAAAGACAGTGCCCTTCCCTTGCCGGACACCCGGGCAAGGGTCGTCAGTGTCGACTTTGCCGGTTTGGGTATCGGGGCGTCGGAGCGGGGCCAGGCGGCTCTTGCCGTGGTTGCCCGAGAGGGACTTCTTACCCGGGAGATGCTTATCGCCGGGTTATCGCTTCGGTATCACGGTAAAATGCTCGACAAGGCCATGGCCGTGGTGGGGTTGATCTATAAACGGTGA
- a CDS encoding TatD family hydrolase — MAREAQRFIGQIIDDFKKSSTQVQKGLSMELIDTHCHIDICQFSSRFEHLVSNAKGVGVGKMVMPGVDRAGWQRIMHLASQDDGLLAAPGLHPMYLAHHRPEHLQELEGLVAGGGLVAIGEIGLDYHVPGLDRNVQQQLFERQLQIAASAGLPVLLHVRKAHDQVLATLRRKAFRHGGIVHAFNGSKQQADQFIQLGFLIAICGTITYDRARRIRKTATELPPEVLVVETDAPDIPLAGHRDEDNLPEHLPEVVAALAALRGEGPEVVARYTTANAKRILRLPD; from the coding sequence ATGGCAAGAGAAGCTCAGCGGTTTATTGGACAAATTATCGACGATTTCAAAAAGAGCAGTACCCAGGTGCAAAAAGGCCTCAGCATGGAACTCATCGACACCCATTGTCATATCGACATCTGCCAGTTTTCAAGCCGTTTCGAGCATTTAGTCTCCAATGCCAAAGGGGTGGGCGTGGGGAAAATGGTCATGCCGGGGGTTGACCGGGCGGGGTGGCAACGAATCATGCACCTAGCCAGTCAGGATGATGGCCTCCTCGCCGCTCCCGGCCTGCATCCCATGTACCTTGCCCACCATCGCCCCGAGCATCTGCAGGAGCTTGAGGGGTTGGTGGCCGGGGGTGGCCTTGTGGCAATCGGCGAGATAGGCCTTGACTACCATGTCCCGGGTCTTGATCGAAACGTCCAGCAGCAGCTCTTTGAGCGGCAGCTGCAGATTGCCGCCAGCGCAGGTCTGCCGGTTCTCCTCCATGTCCGCAAGGCCCACGACCAGGTCCTGGCAACGCTCAGAAGAAAGGCCTTCCGCCATGGCGGCATTGTCCATGCCTTCAACGGCAGCAAGCAACAGGCAGACCAGTTCATCCAGCTCGGCTTTCTCATCGCCATCTGCGGTACCATCACTTATGACCGCGCCAGACGGATCAGAAAAACCGCCACCGAACTGCCGCCTGAGGTTCTCGTGGTCGAGACCGATGCCCCCGACATACCCCTTGCCGGCCACCGCGACGAAGACAACCTGCCGGAACACCTCCCCGAGGTGGTTGCCGCACTGGCCGCTCTGAGGGGCGAAGGGCCGGAGGTCGTCGCCCGATACACCACGGCCAATGCCAAACGGATACTGCGGCTGCCGGACTAA
- a CDS encoding YajG family lipoprotein — protein sequence MKRILLLVCLLLLAGCAKQPVIANLNPFLGEQPPGIYRSGSTAVISGQDARKSSEVIIYHSDDPATRLANADTPPILISARLADGFRDQGLDIQPSSPVHLKFVINELSVQVTHQKMLYTANAKTHIAFTVESRGTVFTKIFKREANNDSATRPRLPELERMLNEQLANIMMQITQDEEIRALVARQ from the coding sequence ATGAAAAGAATATTACTTCTCGTATGTCTTTTGCTGCTCGCCGGATGTGCGAAGCAACCGGTGATCGCCAACCTCAATCCATTTCTTGGTGAGCAGCCACCCGGCATCTATAGGAGTGGGTCAACGGCCGTTATCAGCGGACAGGATGCACGAAAGTCTTCGGAGGTTATAATCTATCACAGCGACGATCCGGCCACCCGTCTCGCCAACGCCGATACCCCGCCGATTCTTATCTCGGCAAGGCTCGCCGACGGATTTCGTGACCAGGGCCTCGACATCCAGCCTTCTTCACCGGTGCACCTCAAGTTCGTCATCAACGAACTCTCAGTACAGGTAACTCACCAAAAAATGCTGTATACCGCCAATGCCAAAACCCATATTGCCTTTACGGTAGAAAGCCGTGGTACCGTGTTTACCAAGATTTTTAAAAGAGAGGCTAACAACGATTCGGCAACCCGTCCACGTCTGCCGGAACTGGAAAGAATGCTCAACGAGCAGCTTGCCAATATCATGATGCAGATTACTCAGGATGAGGAAATTCGAGCACTCGTTGCCCGACAGTAA
- a CDS encoding EI24 domain-containing protein: MQKQPNVTRGLAPDWIPLSRSLLLMVSRKQLFGWSLVLIFVTILLTWLGYQLSIDFIDGLTGSFTATAPATDTVWGWVKHKGWLVGTWLLLIVSRIVAFYLSFLLAYTLTTPGYAMLSAAAEKLHAGEAFDTGAEFSVAGIIRDILEGIKIAVFGIVVTIAALMLNFIPGVGQVAVVLLYSFYSTLMFIDYPASRRRWSLGEKLDWLRTHNGKALRIGLLPAFISMIPLVNIFAIALLFPLLTIHATLNFSAIELAHRYPAVSPGDRQYGNRD, translated from the coding sequence ATGCAAAAGCAACCGAATGTCACGAGGGGCTTAGCCCCCGACTGGATCCCCCTCAGCCGCTCGCTGCTGCTGATGGTCAGCCGCAAACAACTCTTTGGCTGGAGTCTGGTTCTGATTTTTGTCACCATCCTCCTCACCTGGCTGGGCTATCAACTGTCCATCGATTTTATCGACGGACTAACCGGCAGCTTTACCGCCACCGCTCCGGCCACCGATACGGTCTGGGGCTGGGTCAAACATAAGGGATGGCTGGTTGGGACGTGGCTGCTGCTCATCGTCTCACGGATTGTCGCCTTCTACCTCTCCTTTCTGCTCGCCTACACCCTGACGACGCCTGGTTATGCCATGCTCTCCGCCGCAGCCGAGAAGCTCCATGCCGGAGAGGCCTTCGATACCGGTGCCGAATTTTCCGTGGCCGGGATTATCCGGGATATCCTTGAGGGCATTAAAATTGCCGTGTTTGGAATTGTTGTGACCATTGCCGCCCTCATGCTGAACTTCATCCCCGGCGTCGGCCAAGTGGCGGTGGTGCTTTTGTATTCTTTTTATTCGACCCTGATGTTTATCGATTACCCGGCGTCCCGCAGACGCTGGTCGCTCGGCGAAAAACTGGACTGGCTGCGCACCCACAACGGCAAGGCCTTGCGTATCGGCCTGCTGCCGGCCTTTATCAGCATGATCCCGCTGGTGAACATTTTTGCCATCGCCCTGCTTTTTCCCCTTCTGACCATTCACGCCACCCTCAATTTTTCCGCCATTGAGTTGGCTCACCGATATCCCGCCGTATCACCAGGAGACCGACAATATGGGAACAGAGATTGA
- a CDS encoding fumarylacetoacetate hydrolase family protein, with protein MKKISATAAGKDVNRPTHIRGHHPMKISLPMANGGEYLVNPSKIVALGLNYLEHIKESQSVDVQNFANEIPKEPVLFPKTPNVLIGPGEPIILPAFVLTYGFPNCRTDHEAELAIIVKDRVKNLRADEAMGHILGFTCFNDISQRNLQKNDKSGWYRGKSLDTFGPIGPIIVPPEHIGNPQNLEIICRVNGKVTQHSNTRHMIFKIPEILAFVSRNFTLEPGDIIITGTPSGVSPLNDGDMVEVEIENIGILRNPVQSEPRS; from the coding sequence TTGAAAAAAATATCCGCCACCGCCGCTGGCAAAGACGTAAACCGGCCAACACATATCAGAGGTCATCATCCCATGAAAATTTCCCTGCCCATGGCCAATGGCGGCGAGTACCTGGTTAATCCCAGCAAGATCGTCGCCCTCGGCCTGAACTATCTCGAACATATCAAGGAAAGTCAATCGGTCGACGTACAAAATTTTGCCAATGAAATCCCCAAAGAACCGGTGCTCTTTCCAAAAACCCCGAACGTCCTTATCGGACCCGGCGAGCCGATTATCTTACCGGCATTCGTTCTTACCTACGGCTTTCCCAATTGTCGAACCGATCATGAAGCAGAACTGGCTATAATCGTCAAGGATCGCGTAAAAAACCTCAGGGCAGACGAAGCCATGGGGCACATCCTCGGTTTTACCTGCTTCAACGACATTAGCCAGCGCAACCTCCAGAAAAATGATAAATCGGGTTGGTACCGTGGCAAATCCCTGGATACCTTCGGCCCGATAGGGCCGATTATCGTTCCACCGGAACATATCGGCAATCCACAGAATCTCGAAATAATCTGCCGAGTGAACGGCAAGGTCACCCAACATTCCAACACCCGCCACATGATCTTTAAGATTCCGGAAATTCTTGCCTTTGTCTCGAGAAACTTTACCCTTGAACCGGGCGACATCATCATCACCGGCACACCCAGCGGCGTAAGCCCTCTCAATGATGGAGATATGGTGGAGGTGGAGATTGAAAATATCGGCATCTTGCGCAACCCAGTGCAATCTGAGCCAAGGTCTTGA
- a CDS encoding CYTH domain-containing protein, translated as MGTEIEKKFLLASDDWRGLAAGKAYCQGYLNSEKGRTVRVRIVGDRGILTIKGPNDHGARPEYEYDIPVGDAREILDRLCLKPLIEKIRHRIPFAGFIWEVDEFKGENDGLLLAEIELTDVGQEFAKPPWIGREVTGDSRYYNANLVRHPYSAWKE; from the coding sequence ATGGGAACAGAGATTGAAAAAAAATTCTTGCTCGCCTCCGATGATTGGCGGGGCCTTGCCGCCGGTAAGGCCTATTGCCAGGGCTACCTCAACTCGGAAAAGGGCCGGACAGTGCGGGTGAGAATCGTCGGCGACCGGGGGATTTTAACCATCAAGGGACCAAACGACCACGGGGCGCGCCCCGAGTACGAATACGATATCCCCGTCGGTGACGCCCGGGAGATACTCGACCGCTTGTGCCTGAAACCCCTCATCGAAAAGATCCGCCACCGCATCCCCTTTGCCGGATTCATCTGGGAAGTCGATGAATTTAAAGGAGAAAACGACGGCCTATTGCTGGCCGAAATTGAGCTAACCGATGTCGGCCAGGAGTTTGCGAAACCACCATGGATTGGCCGGGAGGTCACCGGCGACAGCAGATATTACAACGCCAATCTGGTGCGCCATCCGTATTCTGCCTGGAAGGAATAA